A genome region from Urocitellus parryii isolate mUroPar1 chromosome X, mUroPar1.hap1, whole genome shotgun sequence includes the following:
- the LOC144250780 gene encoding DNA-binding protein Ikaros-like isoform X7, with protein MDADEGQDMSQVSGKESPPVSDTPDDGDEPMPVPEDLSTTSGGQQNSKSERGVASNVKVETQSDEENGRACEMNGEECAEDLRMLDASGEKMNGSHRDQGSSALSGVGGIRLPNGKLKCDICGIICIGPNVLMVHKRSHTGERPFQCNQCGASFTQKGNLLRHIKLHSGEKPFKCHLCNYACRRRDALTGHLRTHSVIKEETNHSEMAEDLCKIGSERSLVLDRLASNVARRKSSMPQKFLGEKCLSEMPYDSSTSYEKENEMMTSHVMDQAINNAINYLGAESLRPLVQTPPGGSEVVPVISPMYQLHKPPSEGPPRSNHSAQDSAVENLLLLSKAKSASSEREASPSNSCQDSTDTESNTEEQRGGLIYLTNHINPHARNGLALKEEQRAYEVLRAASENSQDAFRVVSTSGEQVKVYKCEHCRVLFLDHVMYTIHMGCHGFRDPFECNMCGYHSQDRYEFSSHITRGEHRFHMS; from the coding sequence ATGGATGCTGATGAGGGTCAAGACATGTCCCAAGTTTCAGGGAAGGAGAGTCCCCCAGTAAGTGACACTCCGGATGATGGTGACGAGCCCATGCCTGTCCCTGAAGACCTTTCCACTACCTCTGGAGGACAGCAGAATTCCAAGAGTGAAAGAGGAGTGGCCAGTAATGTTAAAGTAGAGACTCAGAGTGATGAAGAGAATGGGCGTGCCTGTGAAATGAATGGGGAAGAATGTGCGGAGGATTTACGAATGCTTGATGCCTCGGGAGAGAAAATGAATGGCTCTCACAGGGACCAAGGCAGCTCGGCTTTGTCGGGAGTTGGAGGCATTCGTCTTCCTAACGGAAAACTAAAGTGTGATATCTGTGGGATCATTTGCATCGGGCCCAATGTGCTCATGGTTCACAAAAGAAGCCACACTGGGGAACGGCCTTTCCAGTGCAACCAGTGTGGGGCCTCCTTCACCCAGAAAGGCAACCTGCTGCGGCACATCAAGCTGCACTCCGGGGAGAAGCCCTTCAAGTGCCACCTCTGTAACTACGCCTGCCGCCGGAGGGATGCCCTCACCGGTCACCTGAGGACGCATTCCGTCATTAAAGAAGAAACTAATCACAGTGAGATGGCAGAAGACCTGTGCAAGATAGGATCAGAGAGATCCCTCGTGCTGGACAGACTAGCAAGTAACGTCGCCAGACGTAAGAGCTCTATGCCTCAGAAATTCCTTGGGGAAAAGTGCCTGTCAGAAATGCCCTACGACAGCAGTACCAGCTATGAGAAGGAGAACGAGATGATGACGTCCCACGTGATGGACCAGGCCATCAACAATGCCATCAACTACCTGGGGGCCGAGTCCCTGCGCCCCTTGGTGCAGACACCTCCGGGGGGCTCGGAGGTGGTCCCCGTCATCAGCCCCATGTACCAGCTGCACAAGCCCCCCTCGGAGGGCCCCCCGAGGTCTAACCACTCTGCTCAGGACAGTGCCGTGGAGAACTTGCTGCTGCTGTCCAAGGCCAAGTCGGCCTCCTCGGAGAGGGAGGCCTCCCCGAGCAACAGCTGCCAAGACTCGACGGACACCGAGAGCAACACGGAGGAGCAGCGCGGCGGCCTCATCTACCTGACCAACCACATCAACCCTCACGCCCGCAACGGGCTGGCCCTCAAGGAGGAGCAGCGGGCCTACGAGGTGTTGCGGGCGGCCTCCGAGAACTCGCAGGATGCCTTCCGCGTGGTCAGCACCAGCGGCGAGCAGGTGAAGGTGTACAAGTGCGAACACTGCCGGGTGCTCTTCCTGGATCACGTCATGTACACCATCCACATGGGCTGCCATGGCTTTCGCGACCCCTTCGAGTGCAACATGTGCGGCTACCACAGCCAGGACAGGTACGAGTTCTCCTCCCACATCACGAGGGGGGAGCACCGTTTCCACATGAGCTAA